One window of Candidatus Methylomirabilota bacterium genomic DNA carries:
- a CDS encoding PDZ domain-containing protein: LQDLTPELARRLGIPDPKGVVVTDVRPNSPAAEAGIKEGDVIREIDRSPVNALEDVEKAMARKPRDEKQVLLRVERQGAGRYVVIEVG, from the coding sequence GCTCCAGGATCTGACGCCGGAGCTCGCGCGCCGGCTCGGCATTCCCGACCCGAAGGGCGTGGTCGTCACCGACGTGCGTCCGAACTCGCCGGCGGCCGAGGCCGGGATCAAGGAAGGCGACGTGATCCGCGAGATCGACCGGTCCCCGGTGAACGCCCTCGAGGATGTGGAGAAGGCCATGGCCCGGAAGCCGCGCGATGAGAAGCAGGTCTTGCTTCGTGTCGAGCGGCAGGGGGCCGGGCGCTACGTCGTCATCGA